The DNA region CGACCCGGTGCTGTTCCAGCCCAACAACGGCAACCCGTACGGCGCCAGCGCGGTCTCCCGGAACGTGCCCGGGCAGGTCCACGAGGAGAACATCGCCGCCGTCGAGTACCAGGCCCGCCGCGTGGTCCGGGTCGCCGGCCTGGTCCGGGGCCTCGACACGCCCTGAGTACCGGGGCCGTGGACCTGGCACAGGCCGGCCCCCAACCGTGAGGGAGACGTCAGTGGACAACCTGCTCGTGGGATCGCTCGCCGGCCGCCCCGCAAGACAGCAGCCGGACTGGCCGAATCTCTTCGAACTCGATTCCGTCAAAAAGGAGTTGGCCGAAAAACCCGCCTTGGTGGCGGCCGCCGACGTGCACCGCCTGCGCACGCTGCTCGGCGAGGTCGCCGAAGGCCGCGCACACGTGCTCCAGGCCGGCGACTGCGCCGAGGACCCCCTGGAGTGCACCGCCGGGGACGTCGCCCGCAAGGCCGGGCTGCTGGACGCCCTGGCCGGCCTCCTGAAGATCGCCACCCACCGCCCGGTGGTGCGGATCGGCCGGATCGCCGGCCAGTTCGCCAAGCCCCGCTCACACCCCACCGAACGCTGCGACGGCGTCGAACTCCCCGTCTACCGGGGCCACATGGTCAACGGGCCGGAACCCGACCCGGTCCAGCGCACCCCCGACCCGCGCCGCCTGCTGACCGGCTACGACGCCGCCCGGCAGGCCATGGTCCACCTCGGCCGGCTCGCCCCCGGCGAACCCTCCGCCGCCTGCCCGCCGGTGTGGACCAGCCACGAGGCCCTGCTGCTCGACTACGAACTGCCGCTGGTCCGCCGCGACGAGGAGGGCCGACCGCTGCTCGCCTCCACGCACTTCCCGTGGATCGGCGAACGGACCCGGCAGCCCGACGGCGCCCACGTCGCGCTGCTCGCCCGGGTGGCCAACCCGGTCGGCTGCAAGGTCGGCCCGGGCACGACCCCGGACGAGCTGCTCCGGCTCTGCGCCCTGCTCGACCCCGGCCGGGAGCCGGGCCGCCTCACCCTGATCGCCCGGCTGGGCGCCGACCGCGTCGCCCAGGTCCTCCCCGGGCTGGTCCGGGCCGTGCGGGCCGCCGGACACCCGGTGGTCTGGCTCACCGACCCGATGCACGGCAACACCTTCAGCCGGCCCGACGGCCTGAAGACCCGCCTGGTGGAGACCGTCGTCCGGGAGGTCGAGGGCTTCCAGCAGGTGGTCCGCGCCGAGGGCGGCACCGCCGGGGGCCTGCACCTGGAGACCACGCCCGACGACGTCACCGAGTGCGCCGACGACGAGGCCGGGCTCGGCCGGGTCGGCGACAAGTACACGAGCTTCTGCGACCCGCGGCTCAACCCGGGCCAGGCGATCGCCGTGGTGTCCGCCTGGCGCGCCTGACCCGGGCACGGCACCCGGCGGACCACCCCGCCCGGCGCGATCACCGCGCACAGCGGACCACCCCGCACGTCCCCGTCCCCCGTACGCCCCCGTCCCACCCACGACCCCGCGTGCACAACCCCCAACCCACACCGCCGGCCCGCACCCCCGGGCCGACCCCAGGGAGGTCTGGCACATGCAGAACAAGGTGGCACTCATCACCGGCGCGGCCGGCGGCATCGGCGCCGCCGTGGCCCGGGCCCTGGCCGCCCGCGGCGTCCTGGTCGCCGCCGTCGACCGGGACGCCGGCCGCCTCGCCGAACTGGCGGGCAAACTCACCGCCGAGGGCCTGACCGTCGTCGCGGTACCCGCCGACGTCACCGACAGCGCCTCCGTCGAGGAGGCCGTCGACACGGCCGAACGGCGGCTGGGCCCGATCGACTACCTGGTCAACACCGCCGGCGTGCTCCGCCTCGGCGAGGTCCGCGACTTCACCGACGAGGACTGGCGCAGCACCTTCTCGGTCAACGCCGACGGCGTCTTCCGGGTCTCCCGCGCCGTGGTCAACCGGATGATCCCGCGCCGCAGCGGCGCGATCGTCACGGTGGCCTCCAACGCCGCCGCCACCCCGCGCAGCGAGATGGCCGCCTACGCGGCGTCCAAGGCCGCGGCGACCCTCTTCACCAAGAGCCTCGGCCTGGAGGTCGCCCGGTACGGCATCCGCTGCAACCTGGTCGCGCCCGGCTCCACCGACACGCCGATGCTCAGCTCCATGTGGCACGACGAGAGCGGCCGCGCCGGCACCCTGGAGGGCCGGCCGTCCGCCTACCGGGTCGGCATCCCGCTCGGCAAGCTCGCCGAGCCGGAGGACGTCGCCCACGCCGTCGTCTTCCTGCTCTCCGACGAGGCCGGCCACATCACCCTGCACGACCTCACGGTGGACGGGGGTGCCGGGCTCGGTGCGTAATGGCCTCCCCACCCCGACACGGCGGCCGGGCCTGCCGGCGATCGCCCCCTACCCGCTGCCCACCGCCGCCGAGCTGCCGCCCAACACGGCGGACTGGACACTCGACCCGGGCCGCGCGGTCCTGCTCGTGCACGACATGCAGCGCTACTTCCTGGCGCCGTTCGGCGAGGACGGCCCGCTGCTCGCCCACACCGTCCGGCTCCGCGACTGGGCCCGCGCGCACGGCGTGCCGGTCGCCTACACCGCGCAGCCCGGCGGCATGACCCCCGAACAGCGCGGCCTGCTGGCTGACTTCTGGGGCCCGGGGATGCAGGCGTCGCCCGCGGACCGGGAGATCGTCGACCGGCTCGCCCCCGGCCCGGACGACTGGCTGGTCACCAAATGGCGCTACAGCGCCTTCTTCAACAACGACCTGCTGGCCCGGCTGCGCGCCGCCGGCCGCGACCAGCTGGTGCTCTGCGGCGTGTACGCGCACGTCGGGGTGCTGATGACGGCGGTGGAGGCGTTCACGAACGACATCCAGACCTTCCTGGTGGCCGACGCGGTGGCCGACTTCACGGCCGAGGACCACCGGATGGCCCTCGACTACGCGGCCCGGCGCTGCGCCGTGGTGCTGACCGCGGACTCGGTCACCGGCGGTCCGGCGGCGCAGCGGCGCGACGCGGCCCCGTCGAGCGCCGGGACGGTGACCGGATGAGCGAGCTGCTGGACCGGGTGCTGGCCGGGCACCCGCCGGCCTTCGCACTGCTGCACCGCCCGGAGGCCACCGGGTCGGGCCTGGTGGACCTGCTGGTGGGCGAGGTGTCCGAGCCGGCCACCCTGGCGGACCTCCCGCTGTCCGCCGAACCCGCCGGGAACGGCCACGAACTGCTGGCGCTGGTCCCGTACCGGCAGATCGCCGAGCGCGGCTTCGAGGCGGCCGACGACGGCACCCCGCTGCTCGCGCTGACCGTCACCGAGCAGGCCGTGCTGCCGCTCGCCGAACTGCTCGCCCGGCTGCCGGACGTGCCGATCACCCTGGCCGGCGGCCGCTTCGACTCCGACGACGAGGAGTACGCGGAGACCGTCCGCCGGGTGATCGGCGAGGAGATCGGCGAGGGCACCGGCGCCAACTTCGTGGTCAAGCGCTCGTTCGTCGCCGAGATCACCGGCTACACCCCGGCCGCCGCGCTGACGCTCTTCCGCCGGCTGCTCCAGCGGGAGACCGGCGCCTACTGGACCTTCGCGGTGCACACCGGGGAGCGGACCCTGGTCGGCGCCACCCCCGAGCGGCACATCAGCGTGCACGGCGGGCGGGCGGTGATGAACCCGATCAGCGGCACCTACCGGTACCCGGAGCGGGGGCCGGACCTCGACGGCCTGATGGACTTCCTGGCCGACCGCAAGGAGGCCGAGGAGCTCTTCATGGTGGTCGACGAGGAGCTCAAGATGATGGCCCGGATCTGCACGGCGGGCGGCCGGGTGGTCGGCCCGTACCTGAAGGAGATGGCCCGGCTCGCGCACACCGAGTACTTCATCGAGGGCCGGACGGACCGGGACCCGCGCGAGGTGCTGCGCGAGACGCTGTTCGCCCCGACGGTGACCGGCAGCCCGCTGGAGTCGGCCGCCCGGGTGATCGCCAAGTACGAGCCGGCCGGGCGGGGTTACTACAGCGGGGTGGTCGCGCTGATCGGCCGGGACGCGGAGGGCGCGCGGGCGCTGGACTCCGGCATCCTGATCCGCACCGCGGACATCGACGCGGCCGGACGGCTGCGGATCGGGGTCGGCGCGACGCTGGTCCGGCACTCCGACCCGGACTCCGAGGTGGCCGAGACCAGGGCCAAGGCGGCGGGGCTGCTCGCCGCGCTGGAGGACGGCGGCCGGGGCCGGTTCGGCGCCCATCCGAAGGTCCGCGAGGCGCTGGCCGGGCGGAACCGCGCGCTGGCCGGCTTCTGGCTCGCCGACGGCGGTGGTGACGGCGGCGACGACGGTGGCGACGACGGTGGCCTCGGCGGCGTCGGCGGCGGTGCGCTGGCCGGGGAGGTCGGCGAGGGCGGCGAGAGATCCGGCGAACGGTCCTACCGGAGAGCGGAGTTGGCCGGACGGCGGGTGCTCGTGGTGGACGCCGAGGACACCTTCACCGCGATGATCGACCACCAGCTGCGGGCACTCGGCCTCGACGTCACCGTCCGGCGGTTCGACCGGCCGTACGGGCTGGCCGGGTCCGACCTGGTGGTGCTGGGCCCCGGCCCGGGCGACCCGCGCGACACCGCCCACCCGAAGATCGCCCATCTCCGTTCCCGCGTCAGGGAGTTGATCTCCGACGGTCGGCCGTT from Kitasatospora sp. NBC_00458 includes:
- a CDS encoding 3-deoxy-7-phosphoheptulonate synthase, which produces MDNLLVGSLAGRPARQQPDWPNLFELDSVKKELAEKPALVAAADVHRLRTLLGEVAEGRAHVLQAGDCAEDPLECTAGDVARKAGLLDALAGLLKIATHRPVVRIGRIAGQFAKPRSHPTERCDGVELPVYRGHMVNGPEPDPVQRTPDPRRLLTGYDAARQAMVHLGRLAPGEPSAACPPVWTSHEALLLDYELPLVRRDEEGRPLLASTHFPWIGERTRQPDGAHVALLARVANPVGCKVGPGTTPDELLRLCALLDPGREPGRLTLIARLGADRVAQVLPGLVRAVRAAGHPVVWLTDPMHGNTFSRPDGLKTRLVETVVREVEGFQQVVRAEGGTAGGLHLETTPDDVTECADDEAGLGRVGDKYTSFCDPRLNPGQAIAVVSAWRA
- a CDS encoding 2,3-dihydro-2,3-dihydroxybenzoate dehydrogenase, coding for MQNKVALITGAAGGIGAAVARALAARGVLVAAVDRDAGRLAELAGKLTAEGLTVVAVPADVTDSASVEEAVDTAERRLGPIDYLVNTAGVLRLGEVRDFTDEDWRSTFSVNADGVFRVSRAVVNRMIPRRSGAIVTVASNAAATPRSEMAAYAASKAAATLFTKSLGLEVARYGIRCNLVAPGSTDTPMLSSMWHDESGRAGTLEGRPSAYRVGIPLGKLAEPEDVAHAVVFLLSDEAGHITLHDLTVDGGAGLGA
- a CDS encoding isochorismatase family protein, coding for MRNGLPTPTRRPGLPAIAPYPLPTAAELPPNTADWTLDPGRAVLLVHDMQRYFLAPFGEDGPLLAHTVRLRDWARAHGVPVAYTAQPGGMTPEQRGLLADFWGPGMQASPADREIVDRLAPGPDDWLVTKWRYSAFFNNDLLARLRAAGRDQLVLCGVYAHVGVLMTAVEAFTNDIQTFLVADAVADFTAEDHRMALDYAARRCAVVLTADSVTGGPAAQRRDAAPSSAGTVTG
- a CDS encoding anthranilate synthase family protein translates to MSELLDRVLAGHPPAFALLHRPEATGSGLVDLLVGEVSEPATLADLPLSAEPAGNGHELLALVPYRQIAERGFEAADDGTPLLALTVTEQAVLPLAELLARLPDVPITLAGGRFDSDDEEYAETVRRVIGEEIGEGTGANFVVKRSFVAEITGYTPAAALTLFRRLLQRETGAYWTFAVHTGERTLVGATPERHISVHGGRAVMNPISGTYRYPERGPDLDGLMDFLADRKEAEELFMVVDEELKMMARICTAGGRVVGPYLKEMARLAHTEYFIEGRTDRDPREVLRETLFAPTVTGSPLESAARVIAKYEPAGRGYYSGVVALIGRDAEGARALDSGILIRTADIDAAGRLRIGVGATLVRHSDPDSEVAETRAKAAGLLAALEDGGRGRFGAHPKVREALAGRNRALAGFWLADGGGDGGDDGGDDGGLGGVGGGALAGEVGEGGERSGERSYRRAELAGRRVLVVDAEDTFTAMIDHQLRALGLDVTVRRFDRPYGLAGSDLVVLGPGPGDPRDTAHPKIAHLRSRVRELISDGRPFLAVCLSHQVLCAELGLPLVRREAPNQGVQREIDLFGAGERVGFYNTFAASWTEGTGTEGEFGFPGGTVRVARDAATGEVHALRGPGFASVQFHAESVLTRDGVRITGDLIAHALGGPARRVGGPADSAAT